The Fulvia fulva chromosome 6, complete sequence genome includes a window with the following:
- a CDS encoding High-affinity glucose transporter: protein MKFSQAEGADPVLTRAIAEDKVRWWKKPNLRYLYLFLFPTCMGIEITSGFDSQIINAVQIVDPWQEYFGEPEGALLGIIGAMYSLGAICSLPFIPVINQHLGRRWSIFLGSWVMVVGAVIQCTAQHVGMYLAARWLLGFGIPTCIISGAAMLGELGYPKERPILTSLFNASYFIGAITAAGITFGTQSLAPSDWSWRVPSLLQAVPSLIQISLIFFVPESPRWLISKDRREEAFDILVTFLVELFPFAVRTRGMAIFQFFGRGAGFFSTFVNPIGLKNATWKYLIMYCVWLAFEIVCIYFLWPETYGRTLEELTFLFEDKSLQEQQEKITMQELQKDIPDERIEVVETKA, encoded by the exons ATGAAGTTCTCCCAAGCAGAAGGAGCGGACCCGGTCCTGACCCGTGCCATTGCCGAAGACAAGGTGCGATGGTGGAAGAAACCCAACCTGCGATACCTGTACCTCTTCCTCTTTCCGACATGTATGGGCATTGAGATCACCAGCGGCTTCGACAGCCAGATCATCAATGCTGTCCAGATTGTCGATCCATGGCAGGAATACTTCGGCGAGCCAGAGGGAGCACTTCTTGGAATCATCGGTGCCATGTATAGCTTAGGCGCTATCTGTTCGTTGCCGTTCATTCCCGTCATCAATCAGCATCTCGGACGGCGATGGTCGATCTTTCTGGGTAGCTGGGTTATGGTTGTTGGTGCAGTCATCCAGTGTACTGCGCAACATGTCGGCATGTATCTGGCCGCTCGATGGTTGCTGGGCTTCGGGATCCCGACGTGTATCATCTCTGGTGCGGCGATGTTGGGAGAGCTGGGGTATCCGAAAGAGCGACCTATCCTTACGTCGCTGTTCAATGCGAGCTATTTCATAGGCGCGATCACTGCGGCTGGTATCACTTTCGGTACTCAATCTCTGGCACCATCGGACTGGTCGTGGAGAGTGCCGTCGCTTTTGCAGGCTGTGCCGTCCTTGATCCAGATATCGTTGATCTT CTTCGTGCCCGAATCTCCTCGCTGGCTGATCAGTAAAGACCGACGAGAGGAGGCCTTCGATATACTCGTCACGTTCCTCGTCGAGCTCTTCCCCTTCGCAGTCCGTACCCGAGGTATGGCGATCTTCCAGTTCTTCGGTCGTGGTGCGGGCTTCTTCAGCACTTTCGTCAATCCGATCGGCCTGAAGAATGCCACTTGGAAGTACCTCATCATGTATTGCGTTTGGCTGGCTTTCGAGATTGTGTGCATCTATTTCCTCTGGCCTGAGACCTATGGCAGAACCTTAGAAGAGCTGACCTTCC TGTTCGAAGATAAGTCTCTTCAAGAGCAGCAGGAGAAGATCACAATGCAGGAATTGCAAAAGGACATTCCGGATGAGAGAATCGAGGTGGTCGAGACGAAAGCATAA
- a CDS encoding Thymidylate kinase: MSHEQPSPRRGRLIVFEGLDRSGKSTQCERLVTWLREKQDRGSWHMRFPDRTTVIGQMINGYLQGASQQEDHAIHLLFSANRWEAADRIKQLISSGIDVVIDRYYYSGCVYSAAKQNPTMDLAWCRNMEVGLPRPDLCLFLDISAEDAAKRGGFGTERYEKQELQDRVRGLFAEMQTHPDENEDMIVIDAGGTVEHVQQTIQNVVIKRCLDIAVDQERQPLRVIKPW; encoded by the coding sequence ATGTCACACGAACAACCATCCCCAAGAAGAGGCCGTCTCATCGTCTTCGAAGGCCTCGACAGATCAGGCAAAAGCACCCAATGCGAGAGACTCGTCACTTGGCTGCGCGAGAAGCAAGACCGGGGCTCGTGGCACATGCGATTCCCCGATAGGACCACAGTCATAGGCCAAATGATCAATGGCTATCTGCAAGGCGCCTCACAGCAAGAAGACCACGCCATACACCTCCTCTTCTCCGCCAATAGATGGGAAGCCGCCGACCGCATCAAACAGCTCATTTCCTCCGGCATCGATGTGGTCATTGATCGCTACTACTACTCAGGATGTGTCTACTCCGCTGCAAAGCAGAATCCTACTATGGACCTGGCCTGGTGCAGGAATATGGAAGTCGGTCTGCCAAGGCCTGATCTTTGCCTGTTCCTGGATATTTCTGCTGAGGATGCTGCGAAGCGTGGCGGATTTGGTACCGAGCGGTATGAGAAGCAGGAGCTACAAGACCGGGTTCGAGGCTTGTTTGCAGAGATGCAGACTCACCCTGACGAGAACGAAGACATGATCGTGATCGATGCTGGCGGCACTGTTGAGCATGTGCAGCAAACAATCCAGAACGTCGTCATCAAAAGATGCCTCGATATCGCTGTCGATCAAGAGCGACAGCCTTTGCGAGTCATCAAGCCTTGGTGA
- a CDS encoding Queuine tRNA-ribosyltransferase accessory subunit 2, which yields MNGHVNGTPSQLPDEMFGIIEATGQGLAPRLGRLALPGRRVIDTPHYLGNTSRGVVPHITQDTFVRDTHINAVYVALEDFIEKAPRDTPPLYNFRSPDGASSLRRFIALPEDTLLVLGTRRTPPVLAPAANSNTDKTIAIGTSVGFRTLAAADYADGVEGLGADIVVGLGDIPYGRTPGNKRIEKATDRSIAWLQDHVLLRKEKEAKHQAKLFASLLPVSCAEQQYYIDKIEELVDDVSGLAIHDTSSLEGLPEDLWHLPRLGYTEPASPHDILRQVGLGIDIFAVPFITAATDAGIALDFSFPSKQEATSNGREPSALGIDMWLPTHAVDVSPLSAECECYACTNHHRAYLQHLLAAKEMLGWVLLQIHNHHVIELVFEGIRSSIAAGTFEDDVTGFSNVYESSLPEKTGQGPRIRGYQFKAEGPGEPKKNKAPYSSLNDAKEKLAEATPPSRDEAVAGADGLEAQGFATKQE from the exons ATGAACGGCCACGTCAACGGGACGCCCTCCCAGCTCCCAGACGAGATGTTCGGCATCATCGAGGCCACCGGACAAGGCCTTGCACCTCGTCTAGGCCGACTCGCATTACCCGGTAGACGAGTGATTGACACGCCTCACTATCTCGGCAACACCTCACGTGGTGTCGTACCACACATCACCCAAGACACCTTCGTTCGAGATACCCACATCAACGCCGTCTACGTAGCCCTCGAAGACT TCATTGAGAAGGCACCGCGCGATACGCCGCCATTGTATAACTTTCGATCGCCAGATGGAGCATCATCGCTGAGACGATTCATTGCTCTGCCGGAGGATACATTGCTGGTGCTGGGGACAAGAAGGACTCCGCCAGTGCTGGCCCCAGCTGCGAATTCGAACACCGACAAGACCATTGCGATAGGCACATCTGTGGGCTTTAGGACGCTCGCAGCTGCGGACTATGCGGATGGCGTGGAAGGGTTGGGTGCAGACATCGTGGTGGGCTTGGGCGACATACCATATGGACGAACACCGGGCAATAAGAGGATCGAGAAGGCTACGGACCGAAGCATAGCATGGCTGCAGGATCATGTCCTCCTTCGCAAGGAGAAAGAGGCGAAACACCAGGCCAAGCTCTTTGCTTCTCTGCTACCGGTATCTTGCGCCGAGCAGCAGTATTACATCGACAAGATCGAGGAACTGGTCGACGATGTGTCTGGACTTGCAATACACGACACGAGCTCGCTTGAAGGCCTCCCGGAAGACCTCTGGCATCTCCCACGACTAGGGTACACAGAACCTGCCAGTCCACATGATATTTTGCGGCAAGTAGGACTCGGTATCGACATATTCGCCGTGCCCTTCATCACCGCTGCCACAGATGCAGGTATTGCACTGGACTTCAGCTTCCCGAGCAAGCAAGAAGCTACCTCCAATGGCAGAGAGCCATCAGCACTCGGTATCGACATGTGGTTACCCACGCATGCAGTTGATGTGTCCCCGCTATCGGCCGAATGCGAATGCTACGCATGCACCAACCACCACAGAGCATACCTTCAGCATCTCCTTGCCGCGAAGGAAATGCTCGGATGGGTGCTGCTGCAAATCCACAATCATCACGTCATCGAGCTAGTTTTCGAAGGTATACGAAGCAGCATCGCCGCCGGCACTTTTGAAGATGATGTGACCGGTTTCAGCAACGTCTACGAGAGCAGTCTGCCGGAGAAAACCGGTCAGGGGCCTAG AATACGAGGCTACCAATTCAAAGCGGAAGGGCCAGGAGAACCAAAGAAGAACAAAGCTCCGTACAGCTCACTCAATGATGCGAAAGAGAAGCTCGCTGAGGCCACACCACCGAGCCGAGATGAAGCAGTGGCTGGCGCCGATGGGCTCGAAGCTCAAGGCTTTGCTACGAAGCAAGAATGA
- a CDS encoding Transcription factor tau subunit sfc1, whose product MAIATTTNMARPRDQPTPVHSIPATRVVSIEHPGLVRNFDTGFKSLGGEAQLKHVLEHHVGDSKLSSKQNALPEPVAGVSLRPHDPLAKRIPSVGIESRNVLVKVTVPKRTGRKRKRGSNDPYTEDTVKPNTTSITAPDLVQRLRDNEANYTVKAVGLLRETHRFRTLPDFQILNRDIPIMKELRDHTMAADYDRLKNFRVDTSKGPARVDAYPGPPAFTHLDMPHKYEYQQASGVYYMQDESGQVISKNLAAPHRRLTWGLNPDCDEVPMKPPLSLPRRSPNGEMLPKAVKMLEKMLQDRPLVTKRVAMNNMPPLSDTIFKEATQYVGYSFKAGPWRDLLIRYGVDPRKDPAMRKYQTLMFQVDKEAFNAGPLAEQTSTTTPDQSMWSRPLRHTRDDPRTHIFDGKNITANGKTWQVCDVEDPLVKAIFDTEDIPTVCDVYCWGWYHNGTMSKARAIMKDKMRCLFAGVEQPEDVYMKVVEHIPDYLVKEKVQDLAVLTTRQHGARANHLATEVRNIIKGGEGGIGTKNRYHRPKRGQAAVSASSKAAATNASVSGGDGDTNGNAADNDAKEVDAGKEGDAPDDDDDDDDDDDAGQEEEEIPDGEGDFQDMDEDNEDEDVDGDDDEADDDEDPLDEGNTEIGLATELDDID is encoded by the exons TACCAACATGGCTCGACCTCGCGACCAGCCCACGCCAGTCCACAGCATCCCCGCTACCAGGGTCGTCAGCATCGAGCACCCAGGTCTGGTGCGCAACTTCGACACAGGCTTCAAGTCGCTAGGTGGCGAGGCTCAACTCAAGCAC GTCCTCGAGCACCATGTCGGTGACTCGAAGCTCTCCAGCAAGCAGAACGCACTTCCTGAACCGGTCGCTGGCGTGTCGCTGCGTCCACATGACCCACTGGCAAAGAGAATCCCATCCGTCGGCATCGAGTCACGAAATGTGCTGGTGAAGGTCACTGTGCCAAAGCGCACCGGGCGCAAACGCAAACGAGGGTCCAACGACCCGTATACTGAAGACACAGTAAAGCCGAACACCACCAGCATCACAGCGCCGGATCTGGTGCAACGACTTCGCGATAATGAGGCCAACTACACTGTCAAGGCGGTCGGTCTGCTGCGAGAAACACATCGATTCCGAACCTTGCCCGACTTTCAGATCCTCAACCGCGACATACCCATCATGAAGGAGCTCCGCGACCACACTATGGCAGCCGACTACGATAGACTCAAGAACTTCCGAGTCGACACGTCGAAGGGGCCTGCCCGCGTTGATGCCTATCCCGGACCGCCAGCCTTCACCCATCTTGACATGCCACACAAGTACGAGTACCAACAAGCTTCCGGCGTCTACTACATGCAGGACGAGTCTGGTCAGGTCATCTCCAAGAACCTGGCTGCACCGCATCGTCGCTTGACTTGGGGACTCAATCCGGACTGCGACGAGGTACCCATGAAGCCGCCACTGAGCCTGCCCAGGAGGAGTCCAAATGGTGAGATGTTGCCAAAGGCTGTGAAGATGCTCGAGAAAATGCTTCAGGACCGTCCTTTGGTCACGAAGCGTGTTGCCATGAACAACATGCCACCCCTCAGTGACACAATCTTCAAGGAAGCCACACAATACGTTGGCTACAGTTTCAAAGCTGGACCTTGGCGCGACTTACTTATTAGGTACGGTGTCGATCCACGGAAGGATCCTGCAATGCGCAAGTACCAGACACTCATGTTCCAGGTCGACAAGGAAGCTTTCAACGCGGGTCCCTTGGCAGAGCAGACCTCTACAACTACGCCAGACCAGTCGATGTGGTCCAGGCCGCTGCGACACACAAGAGACGACCCACGCACCCACATCTTCGACGGCAAGAATATCACAGCAAACGGTAAGACTTGGCAGGTCTGCGATGTGGAAGACCCTCTCGTCAAGGCCATCTTCGACACTGAAGATATTCCCACCGTGTGTGATGTGTATTGCTGGGGTTGGTACCACAATGGCACCATGTCCAAGGCTCGTGCGATCATGAAGGACAAGATGCGATGCCTGTTCGCTGGAGTGGAACAGCCAGAAGATGTCTACATGAAGGTCGTCGAACACATACCCGATTACTTGGTCAAAGAAAAGGTGCAGGACCTAGCGGTGTTGACAACGAGGCAACACGGTGCGCGAGCGAATCACCTGGCCACGGAGGTGAGGAACATCATCAAGGGTGGCGAGGGCGGCATCGGAACGAAGAACAGGTATCATCGACCAAAGCGAGGACAGGCCGCCGTTAGCGCATCTTCGAAGGCTGCTGCGACGAACGCGAGTGTTTCCGGTGGAGATGGTGACACAAACGGAAATGCTGCCGATAATGATGCGAAGGAGGTTGATGCTGGCAAAGAGGGCGATGCTCccgatgatgatgatgatgatgatgatgatgatgatgctggccaggaggaggaggagattCCCGACGGCGAGGGCGACTTTCAAGATATGGATGAGGATAACGAGGACGAGGACGTTGACGGTGACGACGATGAGGCGGATGATGATGAAGATCCGTTGGACGAGGGCAACACTGAAATCGGGCTAGCCACCGAGCTTGACGACATCGACTGA